The following proteins are co-located in the Tachysurus vachellii isolate PV-2020 chromosome 17, HZAU_Pvac_v1, whole genome shotgun sequence genome:
- the rgs7bpb gene encoding regulator of G-protein signaling 7-binding protein B isoform X1 produces the protein MCSAPNGRKSRPGSAGRMFQLGKAARSEPERRESTDSARRGGQRALEHCRAAVQEFNTLVALYREQVISIGEITSDCPALRARMHSTRTKGCTVAQSAYQHLTLISGPEDGEIHPEICRLFIQLQCCLEMYITEMLKSLCMLGVLQLHRKGNESCPESNADCRVDESSDVPILEDRSSSPVDFPHESWLVCTDIENIESDMREMRNLLSKLRETMPLPLKNQDDSSLLNLTPYPLVRQRKRRFSGLCCLVSG, from the exons ATGTGTTCCGCACCGAACGGGCGAAAGAGCCGCCCCGGATCCGCAGGCCGCATGTTTCAGCTGGGCAAAGCGGCGCGCAGCGAACCCGAGCGGCGGGAGAGCACGGACAGCGCCCGCAGGGGAGGACAGCGGGCTCTGGAGCACTGCAGAGCG gCGGTGCAGGAGTTTAACACTCTGGTGGCACTCTACCGTGAGCAGGTCATCTCCATAGGAGAGATCACGTCCGATTGTCCAGCTCTGAGGGCACGTATGCACAGCACACGCACCAAAGGCTGCACGGTGGCTCAGAGCGCCTACCAGCACCTTACACTCATCTCTGG GCCAGAGGATGGCGAAATCCACCCTGAAATCTGCAGGCTTTTCATCCAGCTGCAGTGCTGCTTGGAGATGTACATCACCGAGATGCTCAAGTCCTTGTGTATGTTGGGTGTGCTGCAGCTCCACAGGAAAG GAAACGAGTCGTGtcctgaatcaaatgcagacTGCAGGGTGGACGAAAGCTCTGATGTCCCCATATTGGAGGACAGGTCTTCATCACCTGTCGACTTCCCCCATGAATCCTGGCTTGTATGCACAGATATTGAGAATATAGAGAG TGACATGCGTGAGATGAGAAATCTGCTAAGCAAACTCAGGGAGACCATGCCTTTGCCACTGAAGAACCAAG ATGACAGCAGTTTGCTAAACCTGACACCCTACCCACTGGTGAGGCAGAGGAAGAGGCGTTTCTCTGGGCTCTGCTGCCTTGTGTCGGGATGA
- the rgs7bpb gene encoding regulator of G-protein signaling 7-binding protein B isoform X2: MYITEMLKSLCMLGVLQLHRKGNESCPESNADCRVDESSDVPILEDRSSSPVDFPHESWLVCTDIENIESDMREMRNLLSKLRETMPLPLKNQDDSSLLNLTPYPLVRQRKRRFSGLCCLVSG, translated from the exons ATGTACATCACCGAGATGCTCAAGTCCTTGTGTATGTTGGGTGTGCTGCAGCTCCACAGGAAAG GAAACGAGTCGTGtcctgaatcaaatgcagacTGCAGGGTGGACGAAAGCTCTGATGTCCCCATATTGGAGGACAGGTCTTCATCACCTGTCGACTTCCCCCATGAATCCTGGCTTGTATGCACAGATATTGAGAATATAGAGAG TGACATGCGTGAGATGAGAAATCTGCTAAGCAAACTCAGGGAGACCATGCCTTTGCCACTGAAGAACCAAG ATGACAGCAGTTTGCTAAACCTGACACCCTACCCACTGGTGAGGCAGAGGAAGAGGCGTTTCTCTGGGCTCTGCTGCCTTGTGTCGGGATGA
- the c6 gene encoding complement component C6, whose product MGHIRFLFAFLLILASAKAISGCYCDHYAWSPWTHCTKTCEQGTQERSRNVRYDEHWSKNNCAQLCQTHERRTCNVEPCPINCQLTEFGPWSGCSPCAKKMFRTKSVLRPAQFGGQDCSEPLVEERPCHPSKECVIEKHICKDKFTCDNGRCIKAILECNGQNDCLDNSDEKNCGKIKQVCAVKREFNPLPGVDLIGNGFDAVAEKMRAAVLDNSIMGDECRLNRSKENRKIYRIPANIESYEMNVETIEDIKVNLAVHSEIITLKQQLSNSGIIYPPGYSLNIPIILSIFRNSAQSNSFKKELSAFQKQDSEYFRLHQEIVTSTFRTKSSDLYLSHSFLTFLTNLPLDYNYALYRQIFQQFGTHYFSSGSLGGRYDLLFQYSREELKTQGLTQEQKKSCIRNEFSLFLFIYYTSSHSNRCGTNTQTTKYTGSFLQTSEKSISSVKGGRAEYAAALAWERKGAPPDSTTYKDWISSTIDNPNVIDYELKPLVDLVRGIPCAVTKRRHMLKALDEYLASFDSCKCAPCPNNGRPTLVGTECVCICQTGTYGANCEKRARDYTSEAVDGYWSCWSSWSACDSTLKKHRTRSCNNPAPQKGGKPCQGPEFQEEDCPISIFQEKDVCINDDEFESEGESESILPSGASGCAKPKPPAHSYLRINKRVYDFGDHEEFVCFSGFELEGYQLIHCKKDGTWEDAKGSCIKRLCSRPIVPHDMNISPSREEYSIGSSVFLICSDSATSPSGPSYFTCTNALTWEPSIPDDIHCKNDEVFIPDSSCEKGKWRVGSTCVCIPREDCRKYKSDICALDVTKDHAVMMSFCSFHADRCHGDKLHFINDGPCKGDVNWARFRARISEKSSVQKPCGSDTCYEWETCSASGMCMCIPPRDCPKTDEQTYCVNVVRLQRQRTFNLCNMAAMKCSGFDLEILHEGVCSSP is encoded by the exons ATGGGTCACATCAGGTTCCTTTTTGCATTCCTTTTAATCCTGGCCTCTGCCAAGGCCATTTCTGGGTGTTACTGTGATCATTATGCATGGAGCCCATGGACTCATTGCACCAAGACTTGTGAGCAGGGGACTCAGGAACGTAGCAG AAATGTCCGGTATGATGAACACTGGAGCAAGAACAATTGTGCTCAGCTGTGCCAGACACATGAGCGCCGGACATGTAATGTTGAACCATGTCCCATAAATTGCCAACTGACAGAGTTTGGACCATGGTCAGGGTGTTCACCCTGTGCCAAAAAAATG ttcaGAACCAAGTCTGTCCTTAGGCCAGCTCAGTTTGGGGGACAGGACTGCAGTGAACCTCTGGTGGAAGAACGACCTTGTCATCCTTCTAAAGAATGCGTAATTGAAAAACACATCTGCAAGGACAAATTCACCTGTGATAATG GCAGATGTATAAAAGCTATTCTTGAGTGTAATGGGCAAAATGACTGCCTGGACAACTCTGATGAGAAGAACTGTGGCAAAATCAAACAAGTGTGTGCTGTAAAAAGAGAGTTTAACCCCTTACCTGGAGTGGATCTGATTGGTAATGG GTTTGATGCTGTTGCAGAGAAGATGAGAGCCGCCGTCTTAGACAATTCCATCATGGGAGATGAATGTCGTTTAAACCGCAGCAAAGAGAACAGGAAAATCTACCGCATCCCAGCCAACATCGAGAGCTATGAAATGAAT GTGGAAACTATTGAGGATATTAAGGTGAACCTGGCAGTGCACTCTGAGATAATCACCTTGAAACAGCAACTCTCAAATTCTGGAATAATTTATCCGCCTGGCTATTCCTTGAATATTCCCATTATTCTGAGCATTTTCCGAAACTCTGCTCAGTCCAATTCCTTCAAGAAAGAATTGAGTGCATTTCAAAAACAG GACTCTGAGTATTTCAGGCTACACCAGGAAATAGTCACATCCACTTTCCGAACAAAATCATCTGACCTGTACCTCTCACACTCCTTCCTTACCTTCCTCACCAACCTACCTCTGGACTACAACTATGCCCTCTACAGGCAGATCTTTCAGCAGTTTGGGACTCACTACTTCAGCTCTGGTTCTCTGGGAGGGCGGTACGATCTGCTTTTCCAATATAGTCGTGAAGAACTCAAGACTCAGG GTTTAACACAGGAGCAGAAGAAAAGTTGCATCCGAAATGAATTTTCTCTCTTCCTGTTCATTTATTATACAAGTTCACATAGCAATAGATgtggtacaaacacacagaccaccAAATATACAG GTTCATTTTTACAGACATCAGAGAAATCTATATCATCTGTGAAGGGAGGAAGAGCAGAATATGCTGCAGCTCTGGCCTGGGAAAGGAAAGGTGCTCCACCAGACAGCACGACTTACAAAGACTGGATCAGTTCCACTATAGACAACCCCAATGTCATAGACTACGAG CTGAAGCCCCTGGTTGATCTTGTACGTGGTATTCCCTGTGCCGTGACTAAGAGACGACACATGCTGAAGGCTCTGGATGAGTATCTGGCATCCTTTGACTCATGTAAATGTGCCCCATGTCCCAACAATGGCCGTCCCACCTTGGTAGggacggagtgtgtgtgtatctgccaGACTGGAACCTACGGGGCCAATTGTGAGAAACGGGCCAGGGACTACActtcag AGGCAGTTGATGGCTACTGGAGCTGCTGGAGCTCATGGAGTGCCTGTGATTCAACCTTAAAGAAGCACCGGACACGCTCCTGTAACAACCCTGCTCCTCAGAAAGGAGGGAAACCCTGCCAAGGCCCCGAGTTTCAGGAAGAGGACTGCCCCATCTCTATCTTTCAAGA GAAGGATGTGTGCATCAATGATGATGAATTTGAGtctgagggagagagtgagagcattCTCCCTTCTGGAGCTTCTGGATGTGCCAAACCCAAACCACCTGCTCACAGCTACCTGAgg ATCAATAAGCGAGTGTATGATTTTGGAGATCATGAGGAGTTTGTGTGCTTCTCTGGATTCGAGCTGGAAGGTTACCAGCTCATTCACTGTAAGAAGGATGGAACGTGGGAGGATGCAAAGGGCAGCTGCATCA AGAGGTTGTGTTCCAGACCTATTGTTCCACATGACATGAACATAAGCCCAAGTAGAGAGGAATACAGTATTGGCTCCAGTGTCTTTCTGATCTGCTCGGACAGTGCCACGAGTCCCTCAGGACCAAGTTACTTCACCTGCACTAATGCACTCACCTGGGAGCCGTCCATCCCTGATGacatacactgtaaaaatg ATGAGGTCTTTATACCCGACAGCAGCTGTGAGAAGGGAAAGTGGCGTGTGGGTTCCACATGTGTTTGCATTCCTCGAGAAGACTGCAG GAAGTATAAGAGCGACATTTGTGCTTTGGACGTGACAAAAGACCACGCCGTGATGATGTCCTTCTGCTCCTTTCATGCCGAccgttgccatggagacaagcTGCACTTCATTAATGATGGTCCATGTAAAGGTGATGTGAACTGGGCCAGATTCAGGGCTAGAATTTCTGAGAAGAGCTCGGTGCAGAAGCCATGTGGATCAGACACCTGTTACGAGTGGGAGACCTGCTCAG CATCAggtatgtgcatgtgcatacCTCCCAGAGATTGTCCAAAGACAGATGAACAAACTTATTGTGTGAATGTCGTGAGACTTCAGCGCCAGCGGACCTTCAATCTGTGTAACATGGCTGCTATGAAGTGCAGCGGCTTTGACTTGGAAATTCTTCATGAAGGTGTATGTTCAAGCCCTTAA
- the c7b gene encoding complement component 7b has product MKKPLISDTSSSLLVLLMSLSHIRCDQPVNCIWGSYGGWSECDGCTKTQVRTRSIQVFPQFGGSVCTGEAVERQACVPTKSCPLEEGCGDRFRCTSGQCISSTLVCNGDQDCQEDGLDEQHCTQYNTLMCNLHKTPPNSDLTGKGVDVLTGKLKAGVINTLSFGGQCRKLFSGDHRDFYRLSESILRYSFQVAVDSDFSDEFYTSSWSYIDHVEQRYKIQGGHDHKTFHNELKQDKAYQLLIIKNEVEVAQFQNNIPEYLPLSEEFWRALSALPNTYDPAAYRSILQLYGTHFMAEGSLGGQYQVLLEFDSKFMSEMSQTDTDFHKCVTRVKRRLFRKKRTTKCEKLVQSLRSSNEQSSKTLQVKTSIIGGHGAYVAGLGQLDMENPENNYAMYAKWAGSVKDFPQVIKSKLRPIYELVKEVSCAQLKKLHLKRALEAYLEEQSPCHCKPCHNNGRPVLSDGVCTCVCKPDTSGTSCQNGHVLGEQTGVVHGSWSCWSAWGTCSQGQKSRTRICNNPVPKNGGKHCVGPFIEHKACEDPDLEHLRFMEPHCFDSSLTPVKSCKLPPPVRNGFVLSPKDVYAVGSKIEYACIEGYAGDPVAECTESLNWKRGQTECKKTSCDAPPLLNHVIASPLKQTYSIGETVSLSCPSGMQLEGQQEIICRASLSWSPIPNNIKCNPVVQLKVPKGCKPWEKPGQAQCVCKMPYECGTSLQVCASVRPGLVKQMGVCQLGAMQCLGRTLSLLQDTACDWQETKVTSCQDCKPWEECTGVGCSCKDPEDCPEEPAHLCVSVDNGSHESMTECEAGAWRCLGNNIRVINIGKCIN; this is encoded by the exons ATGAAG AAACCTCTGATAAGTGACACTTCATCCTCCCTGCTAGTCCTGCTCATGTCTTTGTCACATATCAG ATGTGACCAGCCTGTAAACTGCATATGGGGCTCTTACGGAGGCTGGTCAGAGTGTGATGGCTGCACCAAAACACAG GTTAGAACTCGCTCCATACAAGTTTTCCCTCAGTTCGGTGGGAGTGTTTGCACAGGGGAGGCTGTTGAAAGACAAGCTTGTGTGCCTACTAAAAGCTGTCCCCTGGAAGAAGGATGTGGAGATCGGTTCCGCTGCACTTCTG gtcagtgTATCAGCTCCACTCTTGTGTGTAACGGTGATCAGGACTGCCAGGAGGATGGTTTAGATGagcaacactgtacacaatacAACACTCTTATGTGTAACCTGCATAAAACCCCACCCAATTCTGATCTCACTGGAAAAGG GGTTGATGTGTTGACAGGCAAGCTGAAGGCTGGTGTTATTAACACCCTTAGCTTCGGTGGCCAGTGCAGGAAATTGTTTAGTGGGGACCACAGAGACTTTTACAGACTCTCAGAAAGTATCCTCAGATATAGCTTTCAG gTGGCTGTTGACAGTGACTTTAGTGATGAGTTCTACACCAGCTCCTGGTCTTACATTGACCATGTAGAGCAGCGCTATAAAATCCAAGGAGGCCATGATCACAAAACCTTCCACAATGAACTGAAGCAGGACAAG GCCTACCAGCTCTTGATTATCAAGAACGAAGTGGAAGTAGCTCAGTTCCAGAATAACATCCCAGAgtacctccctctctctgaggAGTTTTGGAGAGCTTTGTCTGCTCTTCCCAACACCTACGATCCAGCAGCTTACCGCTCAATCCTGCAACTCTATGGCACACACTTCATGGCTGAGGGCTCTTTGGGTGGACAGTATCAAGTCCTGCTGGAGTTTGATTCCAAGTTTATGAGTGAAATGA GTCAAACAGATACTGACTTTCACAAGTGTGTCACACGTGTCAAGAGACGTCTGTTCCGAAAGAAGAGAACGACCAAGTGTGAGAAATTGGTCCAGTCACTTAGGAGCTCCAAtg AACAAAGCAGCAAAACACTGCAAGTGAAGACCAGCATAATTGGAGGTCATGGTGCTTACGTGGCTGGTTTAGGCCAGCTGGATATGGAGAACCCTGAGAATAACTATGCCATGTATGCCAAATGGGCTGGCTCAGTCAAGGACTTCCCTCAGGTCATCAAATCAAAG CTGAGGCCAATCTATGAGCTGGTGAAGGAGGTGTCATGTGCACAGCTGAAGAAGCTCCACCTGAAGAGGGCACTGGAGGCCTACCTTGAGGAACAAAGCCCATGCCACTGCAAGCCTTGCCACAACAATGGCAGGCCTGTGTtgagtgatggagtgtgtacctgtgtgtgcaAACCCGACACCAGCGGCACATCCTGCCAAAACGGTCACGTCCTTGGAGAACAGACAG GAGTTGTTCATGGCAGTTGGAGTTGCTGGTCAGCCTGGGGAACTTGTTCTCAGGGTCAGAAATCAAGGACTCGCATATGTAATAACCCTGTACCGAAAAACGGGGGCAAACATTGTGTAGGCCCTTTCATCGAACACAAAGCCTGTGAGGACCCGGACCTTGAACACTTAAG ATTTATGGAGCCACATTGTTTTGATTCATCCCTGACCCCGGTAAAGTCTTGCAAGCTTCCACCTCCTGTGCGAAATGGGTTTGTTTTG AGCCCTAAAGATGTTTATGCAGTTGGCAGTAAGATTGAATACGCCTGCATTGAAGGATATGCCGGGGATCCTGTAGCTGAATGTACGGAGAGCTTGAACTGGAAGAGAGGACAAACAGAGTGCAAGA AAACTTCATGTGATGCTCCACCACTCCTGAATCATGTCATAGCCTCACCCTTGAAGCAGACGTATTCGATAGGAGAGACAGTGTCCTTGTCATGTCCCAGTGGCATGCAGCTCGAGGGACAGCAGGAGATAATCTGCCGTGCCAGTCTCAGCTGGTCCCCAATACCCAACAATATTAAATGCAACCCAG tggTCCAGTTAAAGGTGCCCAAGGGCTGCAAGCCGTGGGAGAAACCTGGACAGGCCCAATGTGTGTGCAAAATGCCATATGAATGCGG GACTTCTCTGCAAGTGTGTGCCTCTGTGCGTCCAGGCCTGGTGAAACAAATGGGCGTGTGTCAGCTTGGTGCCATGCAGTGTCTGGGCCGgacactctctctcctccaggACACTGCGTGTGATTGGCAAGAGACCAAAGTCACATCCTGTCAGGACTGCAAGCCATGGGAGGAGTGCACTG GTGTGGGGTGTAGTTGTAAAGACCCAGAGGATTGTCCAGAAGAACCTGCTCACCTTTGTGTCTCTGTTGACAACGGCAGCCATGAGTCTATGACAGAATGTGAGGCTGGGGCTTGGAGGTGTTTAGGAAACAACATCAGAGTCATCAACATTGGAAAATGTATAAATTGA